In the genome of Pyrobaculum islandicum DSM 4184, the window CATTGCGGCGAATACCTCAGTCAGCGGGGCGTCCTCGCTGACGCAGTCTACGCGGGTTGCGAATCTGCCTACTTCGGCCTCCGGCGTTGCGCCAGACGCCAGAGCTCTTATTAGCTGTCTCCTGCCGAAGACCCCCACAGGCTTTGAGGCGGCTATTACTACAGCTCTCACGCCTTCGGCCATCTTCTGTGTAGCCGCTCTAATCGGCGCGGTGGGCGGAAGCACCACGGCCTTCTTGGCGAATTTGCCAGCGGCGAGCTCAGCCCAAATGCGCGTGCCTAATGTCTCCCAGCCCTTGAACAGAAGCACAAGGCCCATGAGCACGGGGACCAAGGTAGACCAGAGTATTGTGGACAGGTATATGTTGTGTGTAGCTTGATATAGGGCGGTTATTATCGTTGGGGTCAGCCCGCCGGTTACGCCGTAGCCCAGGTTATAGGACAGCGAGACAGCGGAAAGCCTAATTCTGGCGGGAAATAGCTCGAGGAGGTATGCGGACATGGCGCCGCTGTATCCAATGCCGTTGAAGAGGGTCATGCTCCAGAAGAGGAGCCACATTGCGGTTAGATCCTTCTGTGGCCCCACCTTGTCTATTAGCCAAAACGCGATGGGGAACCACAGGGCGTTGCCGAAGATACCTAGCAACAGTATGGGCTTTCTCCCAATCTTGTCAGATAGGTAGCCAAAGAGCGGATACATCCACAAGGCGGCGTATGTGGCTGTAGATAGTAACGCGTTCGCGGTTGAGCTATCGACGTATTTTTGGAAGGTCGATACGTAGTAGCTATTGAACAGTTGATTTGTATACCAAACTGGGCCATGTGCCCCTACCACGCCTATCCATGCGAGCAACACAAACGGCAAGTATTTACCGGAGAACACCTCTCTCACAGGCGCCGAAGTCACCCTTCTCACAGCCTTGAGCATAGAGAAGATGGGGGTTTCCTTGTAGAAGAAGTGAATCACGAGGGCAACCACAAACACTACGACGCCTGCCACGATGAAGTTTAGACGCCAGCCCCACTGGCTAAAGGCCTCTTTGCCCACCATAGAGGCTATGATGACTTGAAGCAACGCCGCGGTGCCCATGCCAGCCGGCGCTGTTG includes:
- a CDS encoding MFS transporter; its protein translation is MTTVYTFRQLVSVAGISWLGAFLEWLDFYTFATLAPLISGKFFPSKDPIAALLSTFVALAIGFLFRPLGAILFGKIGDQYGRKIAFTLAMTLMLVGTLGIGLLPTYDQIGILASIGVFVLRIIQGLALGGGFGAALVYLGEFAPEHRRGFITGFLFTTAPAGMGTAALLQVIIASMVGKEAFSQWGWRLNFIVAGVVVFVVALVIHFFYKETPIFSMLKAVRRVTSAPVREVFSGKYLPFVLLAWIGVVGAHGPVWYTNQLFNSYYVSTFQKYVDSSTANALLSTATYAALWMYPLFGYLSDKIGRKPILLLGIFGNALWFPIAFWLIDKVGPQKDLTAMWLLFWSMTLFNGIGYSGAMSAYLLELFPARIRLSAVSLSYNLGYGVTGGLTPTIITALYQATHNIYLSTILWSTLVPVLMGLVLLFKGWETLGTRIWAELAAGKFAKKAVVLPPTAPIRAATQKMAEGVRAVVIAASKPVGVFGRRQLIRALASGATPEAEVGRFATRVDCVSEDAPLTEVFAAMEKYGVRDVPICKGDEVVGIIEARELLNEALALRSIVNKKKALNVSAGDAVARDPITVPPSATLRDVLKIMAEKNIGFVPVVEDGRLVGGISESDFVQILLNNTPLDTPVEKVMRRQLITIEKTRPVKEAAELMVKHNIRHLPVVEDGRVVGVLSVRDLLKAVA